One window from the genome of Microcoleus sp. FACHB-68 encodes:
- a CDS encoding glycosyltransferase family 4 protein produces the protein MTGKSINSLKLLFLSTPVGQLGSGLGGGVELTLYNIALEMHRRGHHLDIVAPAGSRLDSFPIKEIAGELQITAQTQERDALICMPGNSLLANMWECARQIQGNYDLIVNFAYDWLPFYLTPFFNCPIAHFVSMGSLSDAMDQIVEQVAIQFPGTIGLYTKSQAETFALKSSELNSSWCEVLGSGVDLSLYDFCASPAPQLAWLGRIAPEKALEDAVAAAQIAGIPLKIFGKMQDDAYWKQICQEYPDAPVEYMGFFSTQKLQEQLGKCQAMLMTPRWVEAFGNVAIEALACGVPVIAYRRGGPAEIVQDGKTGFLVEPDSVEGLVNAIKRLDEIDRLECRRQAETEYSLEALGDRMEQWFQTIKQLANPSS, from the coding sequence GTGACTGGTAAATCTATAAACTCACTCAAACTTCTATTTCTTTCCACACCTGTTGGGCAATTGGGTTCAGGACTCGGCGGCGGAGTGGAACTGACTTTGTATAATATTGCCCTGGAAATGCACCGGCGAGGGCATCATTTGGATATTGTCGCGCCGGCAGGCTCTCGTTTAGATTCATTTCCAATTAAAGAAATAGCCGGCGAATTGCAAATCACAGCCCAAACTCAGGAACGCGACGCTTTGATTTGTATGCCGGGAAATTCTTTACTGGCAAATATGTGGGAGTGTGCTCGCCAAATTCAAGGAAATTACGATTTAATTGTTAATTTTGCTTACGATTGGTTGCCTTTTTATCTAACGCCTTTTTTTAATTGTCCCATCGCGCATTTTGTCAGTATGGGATCGCTCTCTGATGCGATGGATCAAATCGTTGAACAGGTGGCAATTCAGTTTCCCGGTACAATTGGTCTTTACACAAAGTCTCAGGCAGAAACCTTTGCTTTAAAATCTTCTGAACTCAACTCGTCATGGTGCGAGGTTTTAGGCAGTGGCGTTGATTTATCCCTTTACGATTTTTGTGCTTCTCCCGCTCCTCAGTTGGCTTGGTTAGGTCGAATTGCCCCAGAAAAAGCCCTAGAAGATGCCGTCGCGGCGGCTCAAATTGCCGGCATTCCCCTGAAAATATTTGGCAAAATGCAGGATGATGCATATTGGAAGCAGATTTGTCAAGAGTATCCGGATGCGCCGGTGGAATATATGGGATTTTTCTCAACTCAAAAGCTGCAAGAACAGTTAGGAAAATGTCAGGCAATGCTAATGACGCCGCGCTGGGTGGAAGCATTTGGAAATGTGGCAATCGAGGCGCTAGCGTGTGGAGTGCCGGTGATTGCTTATCGGCGCGGAGGGCCGGCTGAAATAGTCCAAGATGGCAAAACCGGCTTTTTAGTAGAACCAGATAGTGTCGAAGGCTTAGTCAATGCAATTAAGCGCTTAGATGAAATTGACCGTTTAGAGTGCCGGCGGCAAGCAGAAACAGAATATTCTTTAGAAGCATTGGGTGATCGTATGGAACAATGGTTCCAAACTATTAAACAGCTTGCCAACCCAAGTTCTTAA
- a CDS encoding HEAT repeat domain-containing protein, translating to MVLYRSTVLLVTCASCLGFAPSPAKGFIHPNRTGEISITPLEGAVVLNSLQVAQANAPAGIERPPLGPGDRHPAVRELQKTLKTLGYYSGAENGVYEATTAEAVAQFQAGAGLEADGVVGSTTWDRLQIAQNQAKPAPSPDAQKASNSKSNLSKLLQGKTKWLLLGFGVIVVAGIVAGIFNLLMRSGEDEEDLDPDSRPSRTPQHPGPAESENSHNLHHKATNSGIRQHNYDSNGYPELGATGSEKRDEKEPVDSTPPEFLAVEEITRLQKIDIIDELIKDLQKPDPAKRRKAIWELGQRGDSRAVQPLVNLMVDSDSKQRSLILAALSEIGTRTLKPMNRALAVSLQDDNAEVRKNAIRDLTRIYELVSQMSQILRHAIDDPDDEVRETANWALAQLSNIRGLPVGENRTSRSNSANPPEDSTGEF from the coding sequence ATGGTGCTTTACCGCTCCACCGTGTTGCTCGTTACCTGCGCTAGTTGCCTGGGTTTTGCGCCCAGTCCAGCCAAAGGATTCATTCACCCAAACCGAACCGGGGAAATTTCGATAACGCCCCTAGAGGGCGCAGTGGTTCTGAACTCCCTGCAAGTGGCTCAAGCAAACGCCCCCGCCGGCATAGAACGCCCTCCCCTCGGACCAGGCGATCGGCACCCGGCAGTGCGAGAACTGCAAAAGACGCTGAAAACTTTGGGATACTACAGCGGTGCCGAGAATGGCGTCTATGAAGCCACGACAGCCGAAGCCGTCGCGCAATTTCAAGCCGGTGCCGGTTTAGAAGCGGATGGGGTTGTCGGTTCCACAACTTGGGATCGCTTGCAAATCGCCCAAAACCAAGCAAAACCCGCCCCTTCCCCAGACGCTCAAAAAGCATCGAATTCAAAATCTAACCTTTCAAAGTTGCTGCAAGGCAAAACAAAATGGTTATTGCTTGGTTTCGGTGTAATTGTGGTTGCTGGAATTGTCGCAGGGATATTTAATTTGCTCATGCGTTCTGGCGAAGACGAAGAGGATTTAGATCCCGATAGCCGGCCATCGCGAACTCCCCAACATCCAGGGCCGGCTGAGTCTGAAAACTCGCATAATCTACATCATAAAGCAACCAATTCAGGCATTCGCCAGCATAATTATGACAGTAACGGCTATCCTGAATTAGGTGCAACCGGCTCAGAAAAAAGGGATGAAAAAGAGCCGGTAGACTCAACTCCACCAGAATTTTTAGCCGTTGAAGAAATCACTCGCCTTCAGAAAATCGATATAATTGACGAATTGATCAAAGATTTACAAAAGCCCGATCCGGCGAAGCGACGTAAAGCAATTTGGGAACTGGGGCAACGGGGAGACTCCCGCGCCGTACAGCCTTTGGTGAATTTGATGGTAGATTCAGATTCCAAGCAGCGCAGCTTGATCCTGGCAGCTTTATCTGAAATTGGCACCCGCACCCTTAAACCGATGAACCGAGCTTTAGCAGTTTCTCTGCAAGATGATAATGCTGAAGTGCGAAAAAATGCAATTCGGGACTTAACCCGTATTTATGAATTAGTTTCTCAAATGAGTCAGATATTGCGTCACGCGATTGACGATCCAGACGATGAAGTGCGCGAAACCGCTAACTGGGCATTAGCGCAGTTGAGCAATATACGTGGGTTGCCGGTTGGAGAAAATCGAACCAGCCGGTCAAATTCTGCAAATCCGCCGGAAGACTCTACTGGGGAGTTTTGA
- a CDS encoding DMT family transporter has product MYLRLSESKLPLATLLLIAPFFLWGTAMVAMKGVIPNTTPLFMAGVRLLPAGVLVLIAAAMMGRPALKGWGAWLWVAFFALVDGAMFQGFLAEGLLRTGAGLGSVMIDSQPLAVAILSWWLFGERIGFWGWLGLGVGVVGIALIGLPDEWILGLFQQGIASVPVEIENLFENGEWLMLLAALSMAVGTVTIRYVCRYADAVVATGWHMILGGIALLTLSAGTESQQWVNIDLSGWAALAYATIFGSALAYGLFFYFASTGSLTSLSALTFLTPVFALLFGNLFLAEVLSPLQSIGVCLTIVSIYLINQRDTIAQKLRLGRTVGQTIASAEETAAENRLLLQSSESKSVELPVTIRIAESETEI; this is encoded by the coding sequence ATGTATCTAAGACTGAGTGAATCGAAACTGCCTCTGGCAACACTGCTGCTAATCGCACCGTTTTTCCTGTGGGGAACCGCAATGGTGGCGATGAAAGGCGTCATCCCGAACACAACGCCGCTATTCATGGCAGGAGTGCGTTTGCTACCGGCAGGCGTCTTAGTTCTGATCGCAGCCGCAATGATGGGTAGGCCGGCTTTAAAAGGCTGGGGGGCATGGTTGTGGGTGGCCTTTTTTGCCCTGGTAGATGGGGCAATGTTTCAAGGTTTTTTAGCCGAGGGATTGCTGAGAACCGGCGCAGGGTTGGGATCGGTGATGATTGACTCGCAACCCCTAGCCGTGGCTATTTTATCGTGGTGGCTATTTGGTGAGCGTATTGGCTTCTGGGGCTGGCTGGGGCTGGGGGTTGGCGTCGTGGGGATCGCGCTGATAGGCTTGCCCGATGAATGGATTTTGGGCCTGTTCCAACAGGGGATCGCATCGGTGCCGGTGGAAATTGAGAACTTATTTGAGAACGGGGAATGGCTGATGCTGCTGGCGGCGCTGTCAATGGCGGTGGGGACGGTAACGATTCGCTACGTGTGCCGGTATGCCGATGCCGTTGTCGCCACCGGCTGGCACATGATTTTAGGTGGAATCGCCTTGCTTACCCTTTCAGCCGGCACAGAATCCCAGCAGTGGGTGAATATTGATCTCTCAGGTTGGGCAGCTTTAGCCTATGCAACGATTTTTGGCAGTGCCCTGGCTTACGGCTTATTCTTTTACTTTGCCTCCACCGGCAGCCTCACCAGTTTGAGTGCCCTGACCTTTCTGACGCCGGTGTTTGCCCTATTATTTGGAAACTTATTCTTAGCGGAAGTTCTCAGTCCCCTGCAATCGATTGGGGTTTGCCTAACAATTGTGAGTATTTACTTAATCAATCAACGTGATACGATAGCCCAAAAGCTGAGACTAGGGCGTACAGTGGGTCAAACCATTGCCTCTGCGGAGGAAACTGCTGCTGAAAATCGACTCCTGCTACAATCGTCTGAGAGCAAATCGGTTGAGCTGCCGGTGACGATCCGCATCGCGGAATCCGAAACGGAGATTTAA
- the sppA gene encoding signal peptide peptidase SppA, whose translation MIWPFNKFRKQIARIEVNGAIAGATRKRVLEALKTVEEKKFPALLLRIDSPGGTVGDSQEIYSALKRLREKVKIVASFGNISASGGVYIGMGAEHIVANPGTITGSIGVILRGNNLERLLEKVGVSFKVIKSGPYKDILAFDRELTEPEKDILQQLIDTSYQQFVQTVAEARNLAVDTVKSFADGRIFTGQQALELGVVDRLGTEEDARRWAAELVGLDPEKTQCYTLEERKPLLSRILGESQVTSSLSAGIEWMDFEMSASGLPLWMYRP comes from the coding sequence ATGATTTGGCCATTTAACAAGTTTCGCAAACAAATTGCCCGAATTGAAGTGAACGGCGCGATTGCCGGTGCCACTCGCAAACGAGTGCTAGAAGCCCTCAAAACTGTTGAAGAAAAAAAATTCCCCGCCTTGCTGCTGCGAATTGACAGTCCGGGAGGTACGGTGGGAGATTCCCAGGAAATCTACAGCGCTTTAAAGCGGCTGCGAGAGAAAGTCAAAATTGTTGCCAGTTTTGGCAATATTTCGGCCTCTGGAGGTGTCTATATCGGGATGGGTGCTGAGCATATCGTGGCGAATCCGGGGACGATCACCGGCAGCATCGGCGTGATTCTGCGAGGCAATAATTTAGAACGCCTGCTGGAAAAAGTCGGGGTTTCTTTCAAAGTTATTAAGTCTGGCCCTTACAAAGACATTTTGGCGTTTGATCGAGAATTAACTGAGCCAGAAAAAGATATTCTGCAACAGTTGATCGATACCAGTTACCAACAGTTTGTGCAAACCGTTGCTGAAGCGCGAAATTTGGCAGTCGATACGGTCAAAAGCTTTGCCGATGGTCGAATTTTTACGGGACAACAAGCTTTAGAACTGGGCGTTGTTGACCGGCTAGGAACAGAAGAGGACGCTCGCCGCTGGGCAGCAGAACTCGTGGGACTCGATCCTGAAAAAACCCAGTGTTACACCCTGGAAGAACGTAAACCCTTATTAAGCCGGATCTTGGGAGAAAGTCAGGTAACATCCAGTCTGTCTGCCGGCATCGAGTGGATGGATTTTGAGATGTCTGCGAGCGGTCTACCCTTGTGGATGTATCGACCTTAA
- the aroH gene encoding chorismate mutase yields the protein MEWRVRAIRGATTVSENTVEAIREAVTELLDELEARNQLDPEQIISATFSATRDLDVIFPAAIARARPGWDCVPLLDVQQMHVVGGLELCIRFLIHVNISASQVEIHHPYLRQAKNLRPDWSLAPS from the coding sequence GTGGAGTGGAGAGTTCGAGCGATTCGTGGGGCAACAACTGTTTCGGAAAATACGGTTGAAGCGATTCGAGAAGCGGTGACAGAACTGTTAGATGAACTGGAAGCGCGAAATCAGTTAGATCCGGAACAGATCATTAGTGCCACGTTTTCAGCCACCCGTGATTTGGATGTAATTTTTCCAGCAGCGATTGCCCGTGCTCGCCCCGGATGGGACTGTGTTCCTCTGTTGGATGTACAGCAAATGCACGTGGTGGGGGGCTTAGAACTTTGCATCCGGTTTCTCATCCATGTCAATATCTCAGCCTCCCAAGTCGAGATTCACCATCCCTATTTAAGACAGGCGAAAAATCTCAGACCTGATTGGAGTTTAGCACCCAGTTAG
- a CDS encoding dynamin family protein: MNTSLISPQTIELVSLLTGQKLRKEDITPPVLFLGGLVTVLLGVIYADGTVDAEEMQRLRATLTELIPANNSLRQLVMAMVKGVRDQQVYKKLTELLALTSCFSEEEKLLLISFGYKMSAADGTLDKREKEYLKIIANRLGIDARFLGVLEASFSNQAINDTDALAEVHSLLDPAQFQSLDSLLVRAASHIIGHLPAKPKQQKNQKHSVSSYQELKKFQEYRQQLDAVCGKLYLTLLDGSERNVLSPNLTEEVTKISRKLQSQRFRVAVVGEFSKGKSTLLNALLGEEIQPVRDIPCSGTVTVLKYGPQQRVICKYKDGSEEEISPEQYKDKASISEEAALGSFGDEIVNSEIKEIIFEHPNLELCRNGVEIIDSPGLNEQAERTLVTEQVLKTTDAVIFLTHAQNALTEKERELLLYLKKELNPGKNDEGVKSIFVLVNFADLLRREESRKQVKQRVETIVKSQNLMAGENRIHFISAQSALEAILDGTENEYVKSFQYFTKSLEQFLTVERGAVALEQSAAGIKQIINTGCDELSQYREMLQGKLTLSQGDQQKIFELMAEASGRDVKIRLLAEELMEQSADKVIESWNEWLEGLGERLMAKSHRWTSQHGHIMSRDKLTKDYADKFVRDITKEIDDWGNQKVESILKQNMGVLDSQIGEDIYAIRQQFQQFDQQLSTSLVAQFNNLATAGSLGGIGSSGSGIASSIGEIEDGGFFGGLGIGAAVGAALLFFTGLGFIGVILGGLAAGAGGGLGLSFLDGDAVKAQIKEKVCELGFEKFGESAESIFEKVQQRIIAVFADRADANSDVMSKAISLWENLLEQQENRDRQNQAECEAEKVRLADKRRELEQVQNQIETILNQSAR; encoded by the coding sequence ATGAATACTTCGTTAATTAGTCCCCAAACAATTGAGCTTGTTTCGCTGCTGACAGGGCAAAAACTACGAAAAGAGGATATTACTCCGCCTGTGCTTTTTCTGGGAGGGCTGGTGACGGTGTTGTTGGGAGTCATCTATGCCGACGGTACGGTTGACGCTGAGGAAATGCAGCGACTGCGGGCAACTTTGACGGAACTCATCCCCGCTAACAACAGTTTGCGCCAATTGGTAATGGCGATGGTTAAGGGCGTGCGAGATCAGCAAGTTTACAAGAAATTGACGGAGTTGCTGGCGCTGACATCGTGCTTTTCCGAGGAGGAAAAACTGCTGCTAATTAGTTTTGGGTATAAGATGTCAGCAGCAGATGGGACACTAGATAAACGCGAAAAAGAGTATTTGAAAATCATCGCCAACAGACTCGGCATCGATGCGCGATTTTTGGGTGTTTTGGAAGCGAGTTTTAGCAATCAAGCAATAAACGATACAGATGCTTTAGCAGAAGTCCACTCGTTACTCGATCCTGCCCAATTTCAATCTCTAGATTCTTTGCTTGTCCGTGCTGCAAGTCACATCATCGGACATTTACCAGCAAAACCGAAACAGCAAAAAAATCAAAAGCATTCAGTCTCGTCATATCAGGAGTTGAAAAAGTTTCAGGAGTATAGACAACAATTGGATGCAGTTTGTGGCAAACTTTATTTGACTCTTCTAGATGGAAGCGAGCGCAACGTGCTATCTCCTAATTTAACAGAAGAAGTAACAAAGATATCTCGTAAATTACAATCTCAGCGGTTTCGCGTTGCTGTTGTCGGCGAGTTTAGCAAAGGAAAATCTACTTTACTCAATGCTTTGCTGGGCGAAGAAATTCAACCAGTGCGGGATATTCCCTGTAGCGGTACGGTAACGGTTTTGAAATACGGGCCGCAGCAGCGAGTGATTTGCAAATACAAAGACGGAAGCGAAGAGGAGATTTCACCTGAGCAATATAAAGATAAAGCCTCGATTTCTGAGGAAGCAGCTTTAGGTTCTTTTGGAGATGAAATTGTCAATTCAGAAATCAAAGAAATCATTTTCGAGCATCCGAATCTCGAATTGTGCCGCAATGGTGTAGAAATTATTGATTCTCCCGGATTGAACGAACAAGCGGAACGCACGTTAGTTACGGAACAGGTTCTCAAAACAACTGATGCGGTGATTTTTTTGACTCATGCTCAAAATGCTTTGACAGAAAAAGAGCGAGAACTGCTGTTGTATTTGAAAAAAGAGTTGAATCCTGGGAAAAATGATGAAGGTGTGAAGAGTATTTTTGTTTTAGTTAATTTTGCCGATTTGCTGCGTCGGGAAGAAAGCCGCAAACAGGTAAAACAAAGGGTAGAAACGATTGTTAAGAGTCAAAATTTGATGGCTGGTGAAAACCGAATTCATTTTATTTCGGCTCAATCTGCACTTGAGGCGATTTTGGACGGAACGGAAAATGAGTATGTGAAATCTTTTCAGTATTTTACCAAATCTCTCGAACAGTTTTTGACAGTTGAACGGGGGGCGGTCGCGCTTGAGCAATCCGCAGCCGGAATTAAGCAAATTATTAATACTGGCTGCGATGAATTGAGTCAATATAGGGAAATGCTACAAGGAAAATTGACACTTTCTCAAGGAGATCAACAGAAAATATTTGAACTGATGGCGGAAGCAAGCGGACGCGATGTAAAAATTAGATTGTTAGCTGAGGAACTGATGGAGCAATCGGCAGACAAAGTTATTGAATCTTGGAATGAATGGTTGGAAGGGTTGGGAGAACGCCTGATGGCAAAAAGTCATCGCTGGACTTCTCAACACGGACACATCATGAGTCGAGACAAGTTGACTAAAGATTATGCAGATAAATTTGTACGAGACATCACCAAAGAAATTGATGACTGGGGCAATCAAAAAGTAGAGTCTATTTTAAAACAAAATATGGGAGTGCTAGACAGCCAAATCGGTGAAGATATTTATGCAATACGACAACAATTTCAACAGTTTGACCAGCAACTCAGCACTAGCCTTGTCGCTCAATTCAATAACTTAGCAACAGCAGGTAGCTTAGGCGGAATTGGCAGCAGTGGAAGCGGAATAGCTTCATCAATTGGCGAGATTGAGGATGGTGGATTTTTTGGGGGTTTAGGAATTGGTGCAGCAGTTGGTGCTGCGTTGCTATTTTTTACAGGACTTGGTTTTATAGGAGTTATTTTGGGTGGCTTAGCGGCTGGTGCTGGTGGCGGTTTGGGCTTGAGTTTTTTAGATGGCGATGCTGTTAAAGCTCAGATTAAGGAAAAAGTTTGTGAGTTAGGCTTTGAGAAATTTGGCGAATCGGCAGAGTCTATTTTTGAGAAGGTACAACAAAGAATTATTGCAGTATTTGCCGATCGCGCTGATGCGAATAGTGATGTGATGTCAAAAGCGATCTCGCTGTGGGAGAATTTATTAGAACAGCAGGAAAATCGCGATCGCCAAAATCAAGCAGAATGCGAGGCCGAAAAGGTTCGGCTGGCTGACAAACGTCGAGAACTTGAACAAGTACAGAATCAAATTGAAACAATCTTAAATCAAAGTGCCCGCTAA